A stretch of DNA from Basfia succiniciproducens:
ACGAATATTGTGTAAGTCTATCAATTTATTATTCCTGTATTTGGGAGCTGTTTATCTTTTATAAACAGACTCTAATAATAATCGGATTTCAGTATAAAACTTAACAAGAAAAAAGCCACCGCAAAATAAACGGTGGCGAAGATAATACCAATATGAAAAAGACAATTAGAGGATCAATTAGAATTCACATTTTTTAAGAAAATTTGGCGAGGTGATTTTAGTCCTAGTTTTTCCGCCTCGTTAACTAAATTCAGCGCTTTGTTTACGTCTTTCGCTTTCAGCGCTTTGGTTACCGCTTGATTGAAATAGGCTTCGGTATCTTTATCCACGGCGGTAACTACGGCATTTGGATTTTGCGCGGCGGTTGCCGGCGAAGCCGCCGGTTTGCCTACCGGAGTGGAAGCCTTGTTAGAACTGAAAATTTCTGTCGGTAAGCCTATAAATTTAGTGCCGTTTGCACTTGATACATTAATTTGAACTTGCCCGTTTAGGCTGTGTGCCACTTCAATGTCGTTAATTGCCGGCGGCTGTCTGCTCGTTGCTTTGGCATATAATTTGGCCGGGTGCGGCATCATTGTGGTTTTAGCTAAATCCTGTTGGGTAGTGTAAATCAACAGGTAAATATAATCCTGATTCATAGCGGGAGTTAAATTAAGTTCCGCGCTTAAACGGTTACCTTTTAACCCGCCTTCTTCCTGTAATTTAAATGAGGAGGAAGGATAAGTCGCCGCTACATTAAAATTGCCGTCCAATACTACTGCGGTCGGTACGAATAAGGTTTGATCTATAACCGGGCTTTCAATTTCAATTTCCAATGTGCCTTGATTAGCAGGTATACGGTAAGCCGCCACCGGGCTTGCAATACCGGCAAATTGTGCGGTAAACGCCTGTTTTTGTTGTTCCGTTAAGGTTGTTTTGACGGTTTGAGAAAACGGCACGTCTTGCCATTGAATTTGCGCTAATGCCGTTGAGTTAATATGAACGGGCGTACCTGCCGAACTATTTGCGATACCGGGCAAAACAACAAACATATTAGCCAATAAAAGTGCGGTTGAAATTAGTGTTTTTTTCATATTAACCTCTAAAAAAACGTCGAAAAATATTACAGTAAATCAAATATTTAAATCGTAACCGCAGCTTAAACGGTGGGCTGGCAAGCCCACCCTACGGTAACTATCCTCATTAAGCGGATTCTACCACCATGCTTCGAATTGTACACCGGCAATAAATTCAGCATCTTTTGCTTTGTAACCGGCATCAGTACGGTTAGCAATGTTGAATTTATCGTTCCAGTGGCCGTAAGTACCGAACACACGGATTGCAGGACGCGCCCAAATGCTGTCGCCCGCTTGCCATTGTTGTGCAAGCGTTACTTTAGCTAAGTCATTTTTCTTGCCTGATGATTGTTCTTTAATACGGTCATAACCTACTTCAAGCAATGTACTCATAGTTTTATTCCATTTATACATTGGGCGAACGCCGGCGGAGTACCAAGTTTTACCTTGATTATTATCTAAGTCTGTTTTCTCGTAAATCAACGCATACATAACTTCGACTTTATCGCTTGCCGCAACCACACCTTGGTTGATTAAACGAATCATATCACCTTTATTGCTTGCTGAACCGCCTTGTGAGTGACCAGTATTCCAAGATGTCATAGAGTCTGTCGCATATTGAGCAGTAAATTTATTGAAGCCACCGAAGAAGTTACCTTGAGTGTGTTCAACAGTTACCATATAACCATTTTTACTTGCACCTTCTACACGGGAAGCATGATTTTTAGTGTGTGAATTACCGTAATCAAAACCGATTTCCAAACTACCGTTTTCACTGACTTTAAGATCTGCTAAACGCACATCAATAACATCATTGTAAACGTCTTTCTTATCATCTTTATTTGATACCCAAGTTTTGGTTGTTGTATCGTAGCGCCAACCGTAAGCACCTTCAGGTTCAGTATTACGAGTTACCGCTAAAGATAATTTACCGAACCCTAAATCAATATTTTCAACCCCTGCACCCGGACCAGAAATATCCCAGTAGTAGAAGTCGTTCATATGCACGTCATGACGTTGGTAGAAGCGTTTACCCGCCCATAATGTCGCGCCAGGTAAAGAATCTAAGAAGTTTTTGAACTGAACGTTAATTTCACGTAATGCAGGATCTGTCGCTTCCCAGTCAACTTGTTGGTTTACGGAATACGCAACGTTGGTATCCAAATAAATGGATTTTTCGCCGTCTTTGAAAAGCTCCTGACCTAATTTGAATTCCGTATAGGTTTCCGCTTCGTTACCTAAACGGTATTTAGAACCGCCGCCATTCACTTGAAGAGCTGTTTGTTCACCGCCACCGGATGTCCAACCGATACCGGAACGGGCATAACCGTGGAAATCTACCGCCGCCGCACTTGTTGCAAACATCGCACCGCCGATTGCAACTGCTAGAAGTGTTTTTTTCATAATAAGACCTCTCTTATATTTTAGTCTAACTTAGGTTAATTATTAATTGATCGGGCGATACAGCCTTGCCCTAAAATCAGTAAATAAAAATGAATAGATTGCGTTTATACGCCTTTTTCCACAAATAAACGTTGGCAGGCTGTGCCGTCTTCTTTAAACAGATGACAACGCTCCGGCACAATACCGATGTTCATTTCATCGCCTTCATTAACTAGTATCACGTCGTTTTGGCGATAAATAAAAGACGGTTGTTTAATTTCCGGAATTTCTAAATGAATCTGGGTTTCGTTACCTAACAATTCCACTACTTGCACAATGCCCCTTAAACTAACTTGCGCTTGTTCTGCCGGTACTAAATGCTCGGGGCGAATACCCAAAGATAAATTTTCCCCTATATTTACCCCTTCGCCGGAAACAGGAATCCAGAAGTTGTGATGATTTGCATCCGGCAATTCAATTTTGACTTGGTTCTCTTCCACTGCGGTGACTTTCACCGGCAGAAAATTCATTTTCGGAGAACCGATAAATCCGGCTACAAAACGATTTGCCGGATAATGATAAAGCTCTAAAGGTTTGCCTACCTGAGCAACACCGCCCGCGTTTAACACCACAATTTTATCAGCGAGAGTCATCGCTTCCACTTGGTCGTGAGTTACATAGATCATGGTGCGGTTTAATTTTTTATGTAATTTAGAAATTTCTACCCGCATTTGTACGCGCAATGCGGCATCAAGATTAGAAAGCGGTTCGTCCAATAAGAATACTTCGGGCTGGGAAACAAGGGTGCGGCCTATCGCCACACGTTGGCGTTGACCGCCGGAAAGCGCTTTCGGTTTGCGATCCAGTAAATGGGCAAGTTGCAGGATTTCCGCTACCTGGTTGACCCGTTGATCCCGCTCGTTTTTTTTCACGCCCGCCAATTTCAAACCGAAAGACATATTGTCCGCTACGTCCAAATGGGGGTAAAGCGCGTAAGATTGGAACACCATACCGATACCGCGTTTGGAAGGCTCGACGTCATTCATTAATTTCTCGCCAATATACAGTTCGCCTGTGGTAATATCTTCGAGACCTGCAATCATACGCAATAGGGTTGATTTTCCACAGCCTGACGGACCGACGAAAACAACAAATTCGCCTTCATTAATTTCTAAATTAATATCTTTAGAAATATGAACGTCGCCATAAGATTTACCCACGTTGCGTAACGATACATTCGCCATAATTAAAACCTCTTATTTTGCTTGTGGTCTGATTTTGGGCTAAATAGTCGCCTTTTTACTTAAAGAAGAAATCATCCCAAAGCGATTTTTTTAAGGATTAGAACAAAAATGTTCTCATTCGCTCAAAAAAGACACAATTCAGGAAAATAAAATGAATTTTGTGATCCAGATCGGTTTTTCATGTCAATTTTTTGTGAGAATGATCACAAAAACGACAAAAGTGTTAGTTAGATCATACTTTTAATTGGGGGGGCGTAGGACAGAGGGTGATCTCAAATAGAAATAATTGCCCATAATTTGCCATAACTCAGAGAAATGAATTTCCTCTCATTTCTGTTCTTTCACCTCAAGGAGCTTAATTTATGAAAAATAAATGCGTCAAACTCACTTTAACCGCGATTGCAGGTTTAGTTCTTTCCACTTCCGTCATGGCTAAAATGACGGAAGGTAAACTTGTTATCTGGATTAACGGCGATAAAGGCTATAACGGTCTTGCGGAAGTCGGTAAAAAATTCGAAAAAGATACGGGTGTACAGGTGTTAGTGGAACATCCGGACAGATTAGAAGAAAAATTCGCCCAGGTCGCTTCAACCGGTGACGGCCCGGATATTATGTTTTGGGCGCACGACCGTTTTGGCGGTTATGCACAAGCCGGTTTATTGACGGAAGTCAGCGTAAGCAAAGAATTTAAAGATAAATTCGTTGATTTCGCCTGGGATGCGGAAACCTACAACGGTAAAATTATCGGTTATCCGGTTGCTATTGAAGCCATTTCTTTAATATATAACAAAGACTTAGTAAAAGAAGCGCCAAAATCCTGGGAAGAAATTCTTGAGTTAGACAAAAAGCTCAAAAAAGAAGGCAAAAACGCCATTATGTGGAATCTTTCCGAACCTTATTTCACCTGGCCGGTGGCCGCATCTAACGGCGCTTACGCCTTCAAATACAAGGACGGCAAATATGACGTAAAAGACATCGGTGTGAACAACGAAGGCGCGGTGAAAGCCTTACAATTTGTAGTTGATATGGTGAAAAACAAAAATATCAGCGCGGATATGGACTATGCCGTGGCGGAAGCTTCTTTTAATAAAGGTCAAACCGCATTAACCATTAACGGTCCTTGGTCTTGGGGTAATATTGATAAAAGCGGCGTAAAATACGGCGTAGCGGTATTACCTACTTTAAACGGTCAGGCGTCTAAACCGTTCGTGGGCGTATTAAGCGCCGGTGTGAACAGTGCAAGCCCGAACAAAGATTTGGCGAAAGAATTCCTGGAAAACTATTTGTTAACCGATGAAGGTTTGGATACGGTAAATAAAGATAAACCTTTAGGTGCGGTAGCGTTAAAATCTTATCAGGAAAAACTGGCGGCGGATCCGCGTATTGCGGCGACCATGGAAAATGCGAAAAACGGTGAAATCATGCCGAATATTCCGCAGATGACTTCTTTCTGGTATGCGGAAAAATCCGCAATCAACAATGCGGTAACCGGTCGTCAAACAGTGAAAGCGGCGTTGGATGATGCGCACGCCCGTATTCAAAAACAACAATAATTTTCTTAATTTGAGTGGGCTAATCCGCCCACTCCGTTTTCAAATTCACCCCAAAGTGCGGTCAAAATTCGAGGTGTTTTTATGTCCACTCTAACTCAACCCAAATCCACTCATTGGTTTAAATATCTGATAGCGGGCATTGTGCTGTTATTTGATTTTTACCTGGTCGGATTAATGTATTTGCAAGGCGAATATTTGTTTGCCATTTTAACCCTCGTAATCCTGACTTCGGGTGTTTATGTATTTACCAACAAAAATGCTTACGCATGGCGTTATGTTTATCCCGGTATTATGGGAATGACCATTTTTATTTTGTTCCCCTTAGTGGCGACCATAGCTATTGCCTTTACCAATTACAGCGGCTCGAATCAATTGTCTTTTGAACGTGCGCTTTCCGTACTTACCGAGCAACGCTATTTTGCCGGCGATAAATACAATTTTAAACTTTATCCGCAGGCGGATAATCAATATAAAATCGTGTTAACCAATCCCGCTACGGCGCAAACCTTCGTGTCCGAAAGTATTGCCTTAAAGGCGGCGGATGTGCCGGTTAGCGAACAAGCCGAGCCGACAGGCGAGATTGCACCGCTTAGAATTATTACCCAAAATCGCAGTGCTCTTCAGGCAATGAAAGTGATTTTACCGAATGACAATGAATTGACCATGAGTTCATTGCGCCAGTTTTCCGCACAAAAAGCCCGTTATCAATTCGATAAAGAAAATAACATTTTACGCAATAATGAAAACGGCAAATTATATAAAGCCAACGATGAAACCGGCTTCTTTCAGGCGGTAAACGAAAGCGGCGACTGGTTAAGCGAAACCCTTGAACCCGGTTATACGGTGGGTTCCGGTTTTCATAATTTTGTTAAAATTTTCACCGATAAAGGTATTCAAAAACCTTTTGTACAAATCTTTATTTGGACGGTGGTGTTCTCCCTATTAACCGTGGTATTCACCGTTATTCTCGGTATGGTGTTGGCTTGTTTAGTGCAATGGGAAGCCCTGAAAGGCAAAGCGATTTATCGTTTATTGTTGATTTTACCTTATGCGGTACCGTCTTTTATTTCCATCTTGATTTTCAAAGGGTTGTTTAACCAAAGTTTCGGCGAAATCAATATGATTCTGAACC
This window harbors:
- a CDS encoding maltoporin encodes the protein MKKTLLAVAIGGAMFATSAAAVDFHGYARSGIGWTSGGGEQTALQVNGGGSKYRLGNEAETYTEFKLGQELFKDGEKSIYLDTNVAYSVNQQVDWEATDPALREINVQFKNFLDSLPGATLWAGKRFYQRHDVHMNDFYYWDISGPGAGVENIDLGFGKLSLAVTRNTEPEGAYGWRYDTTTKTWVSNKDDKKDVYNDVIDVRLADLKVSENGSLEIGFDYGNSHTKNHASRVEGASKNGYMVTVEHTQGNFFGGFNKFTAQYATDSMTSWNTGHSQGGSASNKGDMIRLINQGVVAASDKVEVMYALIYEKTDLDNNQGKTWYSAGVRPMYKWNKTMSTLLEVGYDRIKEQSSGKKNDLAKVTLAQQWQAGDSIWARPAIRVFGTYGHWNDKFNIANRTDAGYKAKDAEFIAGVQFEAWW
- the malE gene encoding maltose/maltodextrin ABC transporter substrate-binding protein MalE, whose amino-acid sequence is MKNKCVKLTLTAIAGLVLSTSVMAKMTEGKLVIWINGDKGYNGLAEVGKKFEKDTGVQVLVEHPDRLEEKFAQVASTGDGPDIMFWAHDRFGGYAQAGLLTEVSVSKEFKDKFVDFAWDAETYNGKIIGYPVAIEAISLIYNKDLVKEAPKSWEEILELDKKLKKEGKNAIMWNLSEPYFTWPVAASNGAYAFKYKDGKYDVKDIGVNNEGAVKALQFVVDMVKNKNISADMDYAVAEASFNKGQTALTINGPWSWGNIDKSGVKYGVAVLPTLNGQASKPFVGVLSAGVNSASPNKDLAKEFLENYLLTDEGLDTVNKDKPLGAVALKSYQEKLAADPRIAATMENAKNGEIMPNIPQMTSFWYAEKSAINNAVTGRQTVKAALDDAHARIQKQQ
- the malK gene encoding maltose/maltodextrin ABC transporter ATP-binding protein MalK, which translates into the protein MANVSLRNVGKSYGDVHISKDINLEINEGEFVVFVGPSGCGKSTLLRMIAGLEDITTGELYIGEKLMNDVEPSKRGIGMVFQSYALYPHLDVADNMSFGLKLAGVKKNERDQRVNQVAEILQLAHLLDRKPKALSGGQRQRVAIGRTLVSQPEVFLLDEPLSNLDAALRVQMRVEISKLHKKLNRTMIYVTHDQVEAMTLADKIVVLNAGGVAQVGKPLELYHYPANRFVAGFIGSPKMNFLPVKVTAVEENQVKIELPDANHHNFWIPVSGEGVNIGENLSLGIRPEHLVPAEQAQVSLRGIVQVVELLGNETQIHLEIPEIKQPSFIYRQNDVILVNEGDEMNIGIVPERCHLFKEDGTACQRLFVEKGV
- the malF gene encoding maltose ABC transporter permease MalF produces the protein MSTLTQPKSTHWFKYLIAGIVLLFDFYLVGLMYLQGEYLFAILTLVILTSGVYVFTNKNAYAWRYVYPGIMGMTIFILFPLVATIAIAFTNYSGSNQLSFERALSVLTEQRYFAGDKYNFKLYPQADNQYKIVLTNPATAQTFVSESIALKAADVPVSEQAEPTGEIAPLRIITQNRSALQAMKVILPNDNELTMSSLRQFSAQKARYQFDKENNILRNNENGKLYKANDETGFFQAVNESGDWLSETLEPGYTVGSGFHNFVKIFTDKGIQKPFVQIFIWTVVFSLLTVVFTVILGMVLACLVQWEALKGKAIYRLLLILPYAVPSFISILIFKGLFNQSFGEINMILNQLFGISPEWFNDPFLAKAMILIVNTWLGYPYMMILCMGLLKAIPSDLYEASAMDGASTWQNFSKITFPLLLKPLTPLMIASFAFNFNNFVLIQLLTNGRPDMIGTTTPAGYTDLLVSYTYRIAFEGSGTQDFGLAAAIATIIFLLVGGLALLNIKATKMEL
- the malM gene encoding maltose operon protein MalM codes for the protein MKKTLISTALLLANMFVVLPGIANSSAGTPVHINSTALAQIQWQDVPFSQTVKTTLTEQQKQAFTAQFAGIASPVAAYRIPANQGTLEIEIESPVIDQTLFVPTAVVLDGNFNVAATYPSSSFKLQEEGGLKGNRLSAELNLTPAMNQDYIYLLIYTTQQDLAKTTMMPHPAKLYAKATSRQPPAINDIEVAHSLNGQVQINVSSANGTKFIGLPTEIFSSNKASTPVGKPAASPATAAQNPNAVVTAVDKDTEAYFNQAVTKALKAKDVNKALNLVNEAEKLGLKSPRQIFLKNVNSN